The proteins below come from a single Terriglobia bacterium genomic window:
- the rpmG gene encoding 50S ribosomal protein L33 — MPREICQLQCTECKDKNYSTTKNRKTTTERLEFSKFCRKCRKHTPHKEVK, encoded by the coding sequence ATGCCCCGCGAAATTTGTCAGCTGCAGTGCACTGAGTGCAAAGACAAGAATTATTCAACGACCAAGAACCGCAAGACGACCACCGAGCGTCTTGAGTTCAGCAAGTTCTGCCGGAAGTGCCGCAAGCACACCCCGCACAAGGAAGTGAAATAA
- the tuf gene encoding elongation factor Tu (EF-Tu; promotes GTP-dependent binding of aminoacyl-tRNA to the A-site of ribosomes during protein biosynthesis; when the tRNA anticodon matches the mRNA codon, GTP hydrolysis results; the inactive EF-Tu-GDP leaves the ribosome and release of GDP is promoted by elongation factor Ts; many prokaryotes have two copies of the gene encoding EF-Tu), whose product MVMPGDNVTLEIELITPVAMEKGLRFAIREGGRTVGAGTITEIIA is encoded by the coding sequence AGATGGTGATGCCTGGCGACAACGTGACGCTGGAGATCGAGTTGATCACGCCGGTGGCAATGGAAAAGGGGCTCAGGTTCGCAATCCGCGAAGGCGGACGAACGGTGGGCGCCGGTACCATCACCGAGATCATCGCGTAG
- the secE gene encoding preprotein translocase subunit SecE, with the protein MAKAAVASMEENSLAGRLKSWPQRIKAFYNDTRNEMKKVTTPSMKEVQSTTTVVIIAVFLFGIYFFVVDGVIGHGLDWVFRTLAHR; encoded by the coding sequence ATGGCTAAGGCGGCAGTGGCAAGTATGGAAGAGAACAGTCTCGCCGGACGGTTAAAGAGTTGGCCGCAGCGGATCAAGGCGTTCTACAACGACACCCGCAATGAGATGAAGAAGGTCACCACGCCCTCCATGAAAGAGGTGCAGTCGACCACGACGGTCGTCATTATCGCCGTCTTCCTCTTCGGGATTTACTTCTTTGTCGTTGACGGCGTGATCGGACACGGTCTGGACTGGGTGTTCCGAACCCTGGCACACCGATAA